In a genomic window of Deltaproteobacteria bacterium:
- a CDS encoding carboxypeptidase regulatory-like domain-containing protein produces MARGTFTMVAFGSFMLLGAVGCSDNGAVKADSRVADAKVTGDAAPAADAGPAKEAGAADGPSQPITFTARIEGFGMAGATVPGVTVELYDNDTGKGTGTKQTSNADGKVTFAGLLKGKLYGFKATLANYKDTFCWNVKAETTEERLWVVPNSVFQIALGLAGLAAQPGKSVVAGAIYWVDGKGTEEGVGCAKVASTPATPDVRYMKAASGMPAPLSEQACTANNGTQGNGRFVAVNLAPGQVTIAATDSTGAEIGSTKFWSVADAIAVGNIYAKPSITKNPTPASCGCTP; encoded by the coding sequence ATGGCACGCGGCACGTTCACGATGGTTGCTTTCGGAAGTTTCATGCTGCTCGGCGCAGTCGGGTGCAGCGACAACGGGGCGGTGAAGGCCGACTCTCGCGTGGCCGACGCCAAGGTCACCGGCGACGCCGCTCCAGCGGCGGACGCCGGCCCGGCGAAGGAAGCGGGAGCCGCCGACGGCCCGTCGCAGCCGATCACCTTCACGGCCCGCATCGAAGGCTTCGGCATGGCCGGCGCGACCGTGCCCGGGGTAACCGTCGAGCTCTACGACAACGACACCGGCAAGGGGACCGGCACCAAGCAGACCTCGAACGCCGACGGCAAGGTCACCTTCGCCGGCCTGCTCAAGGGCAAGCTCTACGGCTTCAAGGCGACTCTCGCCAACTACAAGGACACCTTCTGCTGGAACGTCAAGGCCGAGACGACGGAGGAGCGGCTCTGGGTGGTGCCGAACTCCGTGTTTCAGATCGCCCTTGGCCTCGCGGGCCTCGCCGCGCAGCCGGGAAAGAGCGTCGTCGCCGGCGCGATCTACTGGGTGGACGGCAAGGGCACCGAGGAGGGCGTCGGTTGCGCCAAGGTGGCGAGCACCCCCGCGACTCCGGACGTTCGCTACATGAAGGCCGCCAGCGGCATGCCCGCCCCGCTCAGCGAGCAGGCGTGCACGGCCAACAACGGAACGCAGGGCAACGGCCGCTTCGTGGCGGTCAACCTCGCCCCCGGACAGGTCACGATCGCGGCCACCGACAGCACGGGCGCGGAGATCGGCAGCACCAAGTTCTGGTCGGTCGCGGACGCCATCGCAGTCGGTAATATCTACGCCAAGCCGTCGATCACGAAGAATCCCACGCCGGCCTCCTGCGGCTGCACGCCCTGA
- a CDS encoding DUF1329 domain-containing protein, with product MRLLRGILLGTLGCSALLVAASPAEAEEITKDNWTEMVGFKPDATPAGFKPGAVAGEAEVGALKSLLPPSIQLLMSKYKLRLWTRPYERVHPSRSYIWATNKFRGRAQLVQGSPREQGLKGYVAGLPFPKPRNGTEVAWNYQYAYNGDDGTFHYGVYWISAKRGVERWEEWVWEYIIRTLNRTDLKPRPAYKDLEAQGIQYLSMTYAIQPYDKRGFGAVYRRYVKPEDQEGWVYMPNMKRAVQMKIGSTGEAWNSTDMLYEDVRGYMGYPEWMEWKIVGKKTILAPIHAGVPLGKEARDKVFDFKTAPHWNPKLQWEPRPVYVVEATPRLKGYPYSKMTFYVDAETYYIPIKESYDRKGKLWKVLINAYNASSNMDLYPLGIGTSLTVDLQAEHATAFPSYDFKANVGLKPARFTKESLLKMGK from the coding sequence ATGAGGCTCCTACGCGGCATTCTCCTCGGGACGCTGGGTTGCTCGGCCCTGCTGGTCGCGGCGTCACCCGCCGAGGCCGAGGAGATCACGAAGGACAACTGGACCGAGATGGTGGGCTTCAAGCCCGACGCGACCCCCGCGGGGTTCAAGCCGGGAGCGGTTGCCGGCGAGGCCGAGGTGGGTGCGCTCAAGTCGCTGCTCCCACCGAGCATCCAGCTCCTCATGAGCAAGTACAAGCTGCGCCTCTGGACCCGCCCCTACGAGCGGGTGCACCCCTCGAGGTCGTACATCTGGGCCACGAACAAGTTTCGCGGTCGCGCGCAGCTCGTCCAGGGGAGCCCGCGCGAGCAGGGCCTGAAGGGCTACGTGGCGGGCCTGCCCTTCCCGAAGCCGCGCAACGGCACGGAGGTGGCGTGGAACTATCAGTACGCCTACAACGGCGACGACGGGACCTTCCACTACGGCGTGTACTGGATCAGCGCCAAGCGCGGGGTGGAACGCTGGGAAGAGTGGGTCTGGGAGTACATCATTCGCACCCTGAATCGCACCGACCTCAAGCCGCGTCCGGCCTACAAGGACCTCGAGGCGCAGGGGATCCAGTACCTGTCGATGACCTACGCCATCCAGCCCTACGACAAGCGGGGCTTCGGCGCCGTCTACCGCCGCTACGTGAAGCCCGAGGACCAGGAGGGCTGGGTCTACATGCCCAACATGAAGCGCGCGGTGCAGATGAAGATCGGCAGCACCGGCGAGGCCTGGAACTCGACGGACATGCTCTACGAGGACGTGCGCGGCTACATGGGCTACCCCGAGTGGATGGAGTGGAAGATCGTCGGCAAGAAGACGATCCTCGCGCCGATCCATGCCGGCGTGCCCCTCGGCAAGGAGGCGCGCGACAAGGTCTTCGACTTCAAGACCGCGCCGCACTGGAATCCGAAGCTGCAGTGGGAGCCGCGACCGGTCTACGTGGTCGAGGCGACGCCCCGGCTCAAGGGCTACCCGTACAGCAAGATGACCTTCTACGTGGACGCCGAGACCTACTACATCCCGATCAAGGAGTCCTACGACCGCAAGGGGAAGCTCTGGAAGGTGCTGATCAACGCCTACAACGCGTCGAGCAACATGGACCTCTATCCCCTTGGAATCGGCACCTCGCTGACGGTGGACCTGCAGGCCGAACACGCGACGGCCTTCCCCTCCTACGACTTCAAGGCCAACGTCGGGCTCAAGCCCGCGCGCTTCACCAAGGAGTCGCTCCTCAAGATGGGCAAATAG